Proteins co-encoded in one Pyxidicoccus xibeiensis genomic window:
- a CDS encoding efflux RND transporter periplasmic adaptor subunit, translating to MSSPSRALLLVSFICAALGVLPEAHAHEGENHLPLRPEQQQPVIPGMAFTVPKETQFLLEVRTQRAVVRSLESRLVAPGKVVPRTDRYAQVSAPVAGRVVASGASVPLVGQRVKRGQVLALVQQSLSASEATGISTGYIQAEAEASRAQATLEQARRDLARLESLQGVVAEKEVQQARLGVSTAEQELGRAKAARDLLAGARLGQGAARYSLVAPIDGVLVEARATVGEQVDPSRPLFAVLDASVIWVDARVYEGDVARVEGASGALVATPAYEGKHFAARLYHVGQVVEEDSRSVRVLFEADNREGRLRPGMFVDVAIGEGGRRDAVAVPAAAVLEEEGRTYVFVHTAPEAFELRSVVVGGRDGEWREVRDGLRQGERVVVGGVAALRMARGGAR from the coding sequence TTGTCCTCCCCGTCGCGTGCGCTGCTGCTCGTATCCTTTATATGTGCCGCGCTCGGTGTGCTCCCCGAGGCCCACGCGCACGAGGGTGAGAACCACCTGCCGCTGCGGCCCGAGCAGCAGCAGCCCGTCATCCCCGGCATGGCCTTCACCGTGCCGAAGGAGACGCAGTTCCTCCTGGAGGTGCGCACGCAGCGGGCCGTGGTGCGCTCGCTGGAGTCGCGGCTGGTGGCTCCCGGGAAGGTGGTGCCGCGCACGGACCGCTATGCGCAGGTCTCCGCGCCGGTGGCGGGCCGCGTGGTGGCCTCCGGGGCGTCGGTGCCGCTGGTGGGGCAGCGGGTGAAGCGCGGCCAGGTGCTGGCGCTGGTGCAGCAGAGCCTGTCCGCCTCCGAGGCGACGGGCATCTCCACGGGCTACATCCAGGCGGAGGCGGAGGCGTCTCGCGCGCAGGCGACGCTGGAGCAGGCGCGTCGTGACCTGGCGCGCCTGGAGTCACTCCAGGGCGTGGTGGCGGAGAAGGAAGTGCAGCAGGCCCGGCTGGGCGTGAGCACGGCGGAGCAGGAGCTGGGGCGTGCGAAGGCCGCGAGGGATCTGCTCGCTGGCGCGCGCCTGGGGCAGGGCGCGGCGCGCTACTCGCTGGTGGCGCCCATCGACGGCGTGCTGGTGGAGGCGCGGGCCACGGTGGGTGAGCAGGTGGACCCGTCGCGCCCGCTCTTCGCGGTGCTGGACGCCTCCGTCATCTGGGTGGACGCGCGCGTGTACGAGGGCGACGTGGCACGCGTGGAGGGGGCCTCCGGCGCGCTGGTGGCCACGCCCGCGTACGAGGGCAAGCACTTCGCGGCGCGGCTGTACCACGTGGGCCAGGTGGTGGAGGAGGACTCGCGCAGCGTGCGCGTGCTCTTCGAGGCGGACAACCGCGAGGGCCGCCTGCGGCCGGGCATGTTCGTGGACGTGGCCATCGGCGAGGGCGGCCGGCGGGACGCGGTGGCGGTGCCCGCCGCCGCCGTCCTCGAGGAGGAGGGCCGCACCTATGTCTTCGTCCACACCGCGCCCGAGGCGTTCGAGCTCCGGTCAGTGGTGGTCGGCGGCCGTGATGGCGAGTGGCGCGAGGTGCGCGACGGCCTGAGGCAGGGCGAGCGGGTGGTGGTGGGTGGCGTCGCGGCGCTGCGCATGGCTCGCGGGGGCGCCAGATGA
- a CDS encoding TolC family protein, producing the protein MLAVSTALSLMLAASPVDAWTLERVVDAAVAQSPELVAARADEAGAQGVRAADGRWLRDNPELELGVTSDALTGDQGELRLEAMLSQTVEIAGQRGARVKRAEASLEAAEARRRVVMLDVAAQAVDAAVELERREAQARLAEDALGLTRALEEATARRYSAGDVSELERNTSALERARAEARAALARAEAEAARAALNRRLGRPAAAPLTVAVLPSGEPASLYTPPSEAPAARESLPPSQTPSAPGDRPELRAMRATLPGPLLTERPELQAARAEEAAANAEVDLLRRERFPDPTLAVGYERERRPESHGALTDLHTEHLLVARLSVPLPLWERNQRELAEARARRSAREAERVARQREVEAESVAARSAFEAASTAHAALEAARPAIERNLDLVRRAYEGGELGLDALLLARDRAFAARQDAVDAAAERVRARTALLRAEGRMPTGGVPR; encoded by the coding sequence ATGCTCGCCGTGTCCACAGCCCTGTCCCTCATGTTGGCCGCCTCTCCCGTGGACGCCTGGACGCTGGAGCGCGTGGTGGACGCGGCGGTGGCGCAGAGCCCGGAGCTGGTGGCGGCGCGAGCAGATGAGGCCGGCGCCCAGGGCGTGCGGGCGGCGGACGGCCGGTGGCTGCGCGACAACCCGGAGCTGGAGCTGGGCGTGACGAGCGACGCGCTCACCGGAGACCAGGGAGAGCTGCGCCTGGAGGCGATGCTGAGCCAGACGGTGGAGATTGCCGGACAGCGCGGCGCGCGGGTGAAGCGGGCGGAGGCCTCGCTGGAGGCGGCGGAGGCTCGGCGGCGGGTTGTGATGCTGGACGTGGCGGCGCAGGCGGTGGACGCGGCGGTGGAGCTGGAGCGGCGTGAAGCGCAGGCGCGGCTCGCGGAGGATGCGCTGGGGCTGACGCGGGCGCTGGAGGAGGCCACCGCGCGCCGCTACTCGGCGGGAGATGTGTCGGAGCTGGAGCGCAACACCTCGGCGCTGGAGCGGGCACGCGCAGAGGCGCGAGCGGCGCTGGCTCGGGCGGAGGCGGAGGCTGCGCGCGCCGCGCTGAACCGGAGGCTGGGACGCCCGGCGGCGGCTCCGCTCACGGTGGCGGTGCTGCCCTCGGGCGAGCCCGCATCATTATATACGCCCCCCTCGGAGGCCCCGGCCGCGCGTGAGTCCTTGCCGCCGAGTCAAACGCCCAGCGCACCGGGAGACCGGCCGGAGCTGCGCGCCATGCGAGCGACGCTCCCGGGGCCGCTGCTGACCGAGCGTCCGGAGCTCCAGGCGGCACGCGCGGAGGAGGCCGCGGCGAATGCAGAGGTGGACCTGCTGCGGCGCGAGCGCTTCCCGGACCCGACGCTGGCCGTGGGCTACGAGCGCGAGCGACGGCCCGAGTCCCATGGCGCGCTCACGGACCTGCACACAGAGCACCTGCTGGTCGCGCGGCTGTCGGTGCCGCTGCCGCTGTGGGAGCGCAACCAGCGCGAGCTGGCGGAGGCCCGGGCGCGGCGCTCGGCGCGTGAGGCGGAGCGCGTGGCCCGCCAGCGCGAGGTGGAGGCGGAGTCCGTCGCGGCACGCAGCGCCTTCGAAGCGGCGAGCACGGCGCATGCGGCGCTGGAGGCGGCCCGGCCCGCCATCGAGCGCAACCTCGACCTGGTGCGGCGAGCTTACGAAGGGGGCGAGCTGGGGTTGGATGCGCTGCTGTTGGCGCGGGACAGGGCCTTTGCCGCGAGACAGGATGCGGTCGACGCGGCGGCGGAGCGGGTCCGCGCGCGCACGGCATTGCTGCGAGCGGAAGGCCGGATGCCCACGGGAGGGGTGCCGCGATGA
- the thrA gene encoding bifunctional aspartate kinase/homoserine dehydrogenase I, which translates to MSSTPFQVMKFGGSSVGSPRRLRQVVELIGRHAKQGPLAVVVSAMGDTTDWLIEAAQLATAGELEPALTVVARIAHLAKTNAAALHPEQSTALASRVDALLAPLQQLLHGISLTRECSPPSRDRVLSFGELVSATLLAELLTAAGTEATFRDARQLLVTDDRFGAARVDVARTRERLQAAVEGWRTSVPVLPGFIAATPDGRTTTLGRNGSDYTAALVAQGIDATEVTVWTDVLGLHTADPDLVTDAYPVPHLTHGEGLELAAVGVRMLHPRTMIPLIEAGISLRIRNTMHPDHPGTLIDAIGSRDGQRPTCIATREDLALLGIEVRKLSDQFQLGERVLAALREAQVTVWTTAQSANGQSIAVVVPRPDVARAQHALEQELSQELARREVEPLGIRQPVTLLTLVAEAMGHGTNVAGRFFSALGAVGVNVRASAQGASSRSISCVIDAADTAIAVRTTHAAFNLAHQQVSLFLLGRGTVGGQLLAQLRAQQALLRDRHGIALRVVGLADSRRALFDAAGLPLEGLEERLARVEPVEPEARSLVPLLEELRRLPVPILVDCTAANGLEALYTEAFRRGVHVVAANKKPLALPWNDREALLAEARRHHVAYHYETTVASSLPVIDTLANLVRTGDTVRLITASLSGSLGFICNELTAGVPLSVSVRAACERGFTEPDPREDLGGTDVARKALILARELGLPLSLSDVALEPFVPAEPKGSVDDFLQGLRALDTAYAERVARCRQSGTVLRYLARIDPSKLGTGTPVIRVGPVAVEAGQPAADLRGSESFVSFTTTRHSDFPLTVRGAGAGGAVTASGVLADILRISQTLRGR; encoded by the coding sequence ATGAGCAGCACTCCCTTCCAGGTGATGAAGTTTGGCGGCTCCTCCGTGGGCTCGCCGCGCCGGCTCCGTCAGGTCGTCGAGCTGATTGGCAGACACGCGAAGCAGGGCCCCCTCGCCGTCGTGGTCTCCGCCATGGGCGACACCACGGACTGGCTGATTGAAGCCGCCCAGCTCGCGACGGCGGGCGAGCTGGAGCCCGCGCTCACGGTGGTGGCGCGCATCGCCCACCTCGCCAAGACGAACGCCGCCGCGCTGCACCCCGAGCAGTCCACCGCGCTCGCCTCGCGCGTGGACGCGCTGCTGGCCCCCCTGCAGCAGTTGCTGCACGGCATCTCCCTCACCCGCGAGTGCTCGCCGCCCTCGCGCGACAGGGTGCTCTCCTTCGGCGAGCTGGTCTCCGCCACGCTCCTGGCCGAGCTGCTCACGGCCGCCGGCACCGAGGCCACCTTCCGCGATGCGCGTCAGCTGCTGGTGACGGATGACCGGTTCGGCGCGGCGCGGGTGGACGTGGCCCGGACGCGCGAGCGGCTCCAGGCGGCGGTGGAGGGCTGGAGGACGTCCGTGCCCGTCCTCCCCGGCTTCATCGCCGCGACGCCGGATGGGCGCACCACCACGCTGGGACGCAATGGCTCCGACTACACGGCGGCCCTGGTGGCGCAGGGCATCGACGCGACGGAAGTCACGGTGTGGACGGACGTGCTGGGCCTGCACACGGCGGACCCGGACCTCGTGACGGATGCGTACCCCGTCCCGCACCTCACGCACGGCGAGGGCCTGGAGCTGGCGGCCGTGGGCGTCCGCATGCTGCACCCGCGCACGATGATTCCGCTCATCGAGGCGGGCATCTCCCTGCGCATCCGCAACACGATGCACCCGGACCACCCGGGCACCCTCATCGACGCCATCGGCTCGCGGGACGGCCAGCGGCCCACGTGCATCGCCACGCGCGAGGACCTGGCGCTGCTCGGCATCGAGGTGCGCAAGCTGTCCGACCAGTTCCAGCTCGGTGAGCGGGTGCTGGCGGCGCTGCGCGAGGCGCAGGTGACGGTGTGGACGACGGCGCAGTCGGCGAATGGCCAGTCCATCGCCGTCGTCGTCCCGCGTCCGGACGTGGCGCGCGCACAGCATGCCCTGGAGCAGGAGCTGTCCCAGGAGCTGGCACGGCGCGAGGTGGAGCCCCTGGGCATCCGCCAGCCGGTGACGCTGCTGACGCTGGTGGCCGAGGCGATGGGCCATGGCACCAACGTGGCCGGGCGCTTCTTCAGCGCGCTGGGCGCGGTGGGCGTCAACGTGCGCGCCAGCGCGCAGGGCGCCAGCTCGCGCTCCATCTCCTGTGTCATCGACGCGGCGGACACGGCCATCGCGGTGCGCACCACGCACGCGGCCTTCAACCTGGCGCACCAGCAGGTGAGCCTCTTCCTCCTGGGCCGGGGCACCGTGGGAGGTCAGCTCCTGGCGCAGCTCCGCGCACAGCAGGCGCTGCTCCGCGACAGGCACGGCATCGCGCTGCGCGTCGTCGGGCTCGCGGACAGCCGCCGGGCCCTGTTCGACGCGGCCGGCCTGCCGCTGGAAGGACTGGAGGAGCGGCTCGCCCGCGTCGAGCCGGTGGAGCCCGAGGCGCGCTCCCTGGTGCCACTGCTGGAGGAGCTGCGGCGGCTGCCGGTGCCCATCCTGGTGGACTGCACCGCGGCGAATGGACTGGAGGCCCTCTACACGGAGGCGTTCCGGCGCGGTGTGCACGTGGTGGCGGCCAACAAGAAACCCCTGGCGCTGCCCTGGAATGACCGCGAGGCGCTGCTGGCCGAGGCCCGGCGCCACCACGTGGCCTACCACTACGAGACGACGGTGGCGTCCAGCCTGCCGGTCATCGACACGCTGGCGAACCTGGTGCGCACGGGCGACACCGTGCGCCTCATCACCGCGTCACTGTCCGGCAGCCTGGGCTTCATCTGCAACGAGCTGACGGCGGGCGTGCCCCTGTCCGTGTCCGTCCGCGCGGCCTGCGAGCGCGGCTTCACGGAGCCGGACCCGCGCGAGGACCTGGGCGGCACGGACGTCGCGCGCAAGGCGCTCATCCTCGCCCGCGAGCTGGGGCTGCCGCTGTCCCTCTCCGACGTGGCGCTGGAGCCCTTCGTCCCCGCCGAGCCGAAGGGCTCCGTCGACGACTTCCTCCAGGGCCTGCGAGCGCTGGACACGGCGTACGCGGAGCGCGTGGCCCGGTGTCGCCAGTCCGGCACGGTGCTGCGCTACCTGGCGCGCATCGACCCGTCGAAGCTGGGCACCGGCACGCCCGTCATCCGCGTGGGCCCCGTGGCCGTCGAGGCGGGCCAGCCCGCCGCGGACCTCCGGGGCTCCGAGTCCTTCGTGTCCTTCACCACCACGCGCCACAGCGACTTCCCGCTCACCGTCCGAGGCGCGGGAGCTGGAGGCGCCGTCACGGCCTCGGGCGTGCTGGCCGACATCCTGCGGATTTCCCAGACGCTGCGCGGCCGCTGA
- a CDS encoding aminotransferase class I/II-fold pyridoxal phosphate-dependent enzyme, whose protein sequence is MKLATALVHAGVRRDPTTGAIAVPIYQSATFQHPALGQSTGYDYSRTKNPTRSALEDALAHLEGGSRGLAFSSGMAALHCVLQLFGPEDHVILTEDLYGGTYRLVDRILHVPCTFVDTTRPEAVRAALRPNTRAVLVESPTNPLMKTADLPAVAAIAKQAGVLLIVDNTFLTPWLQRPLELGADVVVHSATKYLAGHNDVVAGALVVKDAALGERLAYLHNGIGAILGPQDAYLVIRGLKTLALRMEKHQANAREVAAWLGAHPLVDRVFYPGVGGMLSFTVTDAALVPGVLSGVQVCLFAESLGGVETLITYPSTQTHADIPVERREQLGITDRLLRLSVGIEDLHDIVADLAQALEGARRAHPLRHPLAAHGA, encoded by the coding sequence ATGAAGCTCGCCACAGCCCTCGTCCACGCGGGCGTGCGCCGGGACCCGACCACCGGCGCAATCGCAGTTCCCATCTACCAGTCCGCCACCTTCCAGCACCCCGCGCTGGGCCAGTCCACCGGTTACGACTACTCGCGGACGAAGAACCCCACCCGCTCCGCGCTGGAGGACGCACTCGCCCACCTGGAGGGCGGCAGCCGAGGCCTCGCCTTCAGCTCCGGCATGGCGGCGCTGCACTGCGTGCTCCAGCTCTTCGGGCCGGAGGACCACGTCATCCTCACCGAGGACCTGTACGGCGGCACGTATCGCCTGGTGGACCGCATCCTCCACGTGCCCTGCACCTTCGTGGACACCACGCGCCCGGAAGCCGTGCGGGCCGCGCTGCGTCCCAACACGCGCGCCGTCCTGGTGGAATCTCCCACCAACCCGCTGATGAAGACGGCGGACCTTCCGGCGGTGGCGGCCATCGCGAAGCAGGCCGGGGTGCTGCTCATCGTCGACAACACCTTCCTCACGCCGTGGCTGCAGCGTCCGCTGGAGCTGGGCGCGGACGTCGTCGTCCACAGCGCGACGAAGTACCTCGCCGGGCACAACGACGTCGTCGCGGGCGCGCTGGTGGTGAAGGACGCGGCGCTGGGCGAGAGGCTCGCGTACCTGCACAACGGCATCGGCGCGATTCTGGGCCCGCAGGACGCGTACCTCGTCATCCGCGGGCTGAAGACGCTGGCCCTGCGCATGGAGAAGCACCAGGCCAACGCGCGCGAGGTGGCCGCGTGGCTGGGCGCGCACCCGCTGGTGGACCGCGTCTTCTATCCCGGCGTGGGCGGCATGCTGTCCTTCACCGTCACCGACGCGGCCCTGGTGCCCGGAGTGCTCTCCGGCGTCCAGGTCTGCCTCTTCGCCGAGTCACTGGGCGGCGTCGAGACGCTCATCACCTATCCATCCACCCAGACCCACGCCGACATCCCCGTCGAGCGCCGGGAACAGCTGGGCATCACCGACCGACTGCTTCGCCTCTCCGTGGGAATCGAGGACCTCCATGACATCGTTGCCGACCTGGCCCAGGCGCTCGAAGGAGCCCGCCGTGCGCACCCGCTTCGCCACCCGCTTGCTGCACACGGGGCATGA
- a CDS encoding trans-sulfuration enzyme family protein, producing the protein MTSLPTWPRRSKEPAVRTRFATRLLHTGHELDAATGAAAVPIYQVSMFDQPGLDQPGEFDYARSGNPTRKALEGVLAQLDEAHAAFAFGSGMAAISTVLMLFSAGDHLVVTDDCYGGTYRVLTRVFSRFGLKATFVDTSNPDAVRAAIRPNTKALLVESVSNPFLRRTDITAMSIIARTHGALLIVDNTFLSPYVSRPLTEGADVVVHSATKYLGGHSDVVAGTVAVKTPSLAQEVYFLQNAVGAVLGPQDCFLLQRGIKTLQVRMERQVKTAAALAGWLAGRPEVQEVFYPGTGAVVSFRLAREEWAAPFVEALKLPLLGVSLGAVESIVTVPARHSHASVPAAERQRRGITDALIRYSVGLEELEDLQEDLALALGQAARAAA; encoded by the coding sequence ATGACATCGTTGCCGACCTGGCCCAGGCGCTCGAAGGAGCCCGCCGTGCGCACCCGCTTCGCCACCCGCTTGCTGCACACGGGGCATGAACTCGACGCCGCCACAGGCGCGGCGGCCGTGCCCATCTACCAGGTGTCCATGTTCGACCAGCCGGGCCTGGACCAGCCCGGGGAGTTCGACTACGCGCGCTCGGGCAATCCCACGCGCAAGGCCCTGGAGGGTGTGCTCGCCCAGCTTGACGAAGCCCACGCCGCCTTTGCCTTCGGCTCCGGCATGGCGGCCATCTCCACCGTGCTGATGCTGTTCAGCGCGGGGGACCACCTCGTCGTCACCGACGACTGTTACGGCGGCACCTACCGCGTGCTCACGCGCGTCTTCAGTCGCTTCGGGCTCAAGGCCACCTTCGTGGACACGAGCAACCCGGACGCCGTGCGCGCCGCCATCCGCCCCAACACCAAGGCGCTGCTGGTGGAGAGCGTCAGCAACCCGTTCCTCCGGCGCACGGACATCACCGCCATGTCCATCATCGCGCGGACGCACGGGGCGCTGCTCATCGTGGACAACACCTTCCTGTCGCCCTACGTGTCCCGCCCGCTCACCGAGGGCGCGGACGTCGTGGTGCACTCCGCCACGAAGTACCTCGGAGGGCACAGCGACGTCGTCGCGGGGACGGTGGCGGTGAAGACGCCCTCGCTCGCGCAGGAGGTCTACTTCCTCCAGAACGCGGTGGGGGCGGTGCTCGGGCCGCAGGACTGCTTCCTGCTCCAGCGAGGCATCAAGACGCTCCAGGTGCGCATGGAGCGGCAGGTGAAGACGGCGGCGGCGCTCGCAGGCTGGCTCGCGGGGAGGCCCGAGGTGCAGGAGGTCTTCTACCCGGGCACCGGCGCGGTGGTGTCGTTCCGGCTCGCCCGGGAGGAGTGGGCCGCGCCCTTCGTGGAGGCCCTGAAGCTGCCTCTGCTCGGCGTGTCGCTGGGCGCGGTGGAGAGCATCGTCACCGTCCCGGCGCGGCACTCGCACGCCTCCGTGCCTGCCGCCGAGCGGCAGCGGCGGGGCATCACCGACGCGCTCATCCGCTACTCGGTGGGATTGGAAGAACTGGAGGACCTGCAGGAAGACCTTGCGCTCGCGCTGGGACAGGCGGCGCGCGCGGCGGCGTGA
- a CDS encoding methionine ABC transporter ATP-binding protein: protein MIELRGISKVYGQGAREVTALRNVSLRVEYGEVFGVLGQSGAGKSTLIRCVNLLERPTAGEVRVDGRDMLSLSPGELREARQGIGMIFQHFNLFTSRTVAGNVAWPLEVAGCPREYIRERVAELLDLVGLSDKALAYPSQLSGGQKQRVGIARALAPRPRILLSDEATSALDPETTRSVLGLLRDINRQLGLTVLLITHQMDVVKAICDSVAVLEQGRLVEQGKVVDLIARPGTRLHELCYPPFAEQAASVHPGGKRVELSLVGEHSTRPILTTLARRFGVDAWLLEGSMERVGDTRVGRLLFELTGPPEAVDGALGFLREQGLTLAVPRV, encoded by the coding sequence GTGATTGAGCTTCGAGGCATCAGCAAGGTGTACGGGCAGGGCGCGCGCGAGGTGACGGCCCTGCGGAACGTGTCGCTCCGGGTGGAGTACGGCGAGGTGTTCGGAGTGCTCGGGCAGAGCGGCGCCGGCAAGTCCACGCTCATCCGCTGCGTCAACCTGCTGGAGCGCCCCACCGCGGGCGAGGTGCGGGTGGACGGGCGGGACATGCTGTCGCTCAGCCCCGGAGAGCTGCGCGAGGCCCGGCAGGGCATCGGGATGATCTTCCAGCACTTCAACCTCTTCACCTCGCGGACGGTGGCCGGCAACGTCGCCTGGCCGCTGGAGGTGGCGGGCTGCCCGCGCGAGTACATCCGCGAGCGGGTGGCGGAGCTGCTGGACCTGGTCGGGCTGTCCGACAAGGCGCTGGCGTATCCCTCGCAGCTCTCCGGCGGGCAGAAGCAGCGGGTGGGCATCGCCCGCGCCCTGGCGCCCCGCCCGCGCATCCTGCTGTCCGACGAGGCCACCTCCGCGCTGGACCCGGAGACGACGCGCTCGGTGCTCGGGCTGTTGCGAGACATCAACCGCCAGCTCGGGCTGACGGTGCTGCTCATCACCCACCAGATGGACGTGGTGAAGGCCATCTGCGACTCGGTGGCAGTGCTGGAGCAGGGGCGGCTGGTGGAGCAGGGCAAGGTGGTGGACCTCATCGCCCGTCCCGGCACACGGCTGCACGAGCTGTGCTACCCGCCCTTCGCCGAGCAGGCCGCCTCCGTGCATCCCGGAGGAAAACGGGTCGAGCTGTCCCTGGTGGGCGAGCACTCCACCCGCCCCATCCTCACCACCCTGGCCCGGCGCTTCGGCGTGGATGCCTGGCTGCTGGAGGGCTCGATGGAGCGCGTGGGGGACACCCGGGTGGGCCGGCTCCTCTTCGAGCTGACCGGGCCGCCCGAGGCCGTGGACGGAGCGCTGGGCTTCCTCCGCGAGCAGGGCCTGACGCTGGCGGTGCCCCGTGTCTAG
- a CDS encoding methionine ABC transporter permease, protein MSSELLRSLWVATGETLYMTSVAAVLVLLAGLPLGVLLVVTDRGGLWERPGLNRVLGTLVNVGRSVPFIILMVAIVPLTRLLVGTTIGTTAAIVPLVVAAIPFMGRVVEQALREVDSGLVEAAVAMGATHRRVILGVLIPEALPSLVRGTSLMVISLLGYSAMAGAVGGGGLGDLAVKYGYMRFRTDVMLGCLVVLLVLVQLVQWLGDGLASRFDRTAS, encoded by the coding sequence GTGTCTAGCGAGCTGCTGCGCTCCCTGTGGGTGGCCACGGGAGAGACGCTCTACATGACGTCGGTGGCCGCCGTGCTGGTGTTGCTGGCCGGGCTGCCGCTGGGCGTGCTGCTGGTGGTGACGGACCGGGGTGGGCTGTGGGAGCGGCCGGGGCTGAACCGGGTGCTGGGGACGCTCGTCAACGTGGGCCGCTCCGTGCCGTTCATCATCCTGATGGTCGCCATCGTCCCGCTCACGCGGCTGCTGGTGGGGACCACTATCGGCACCACGGCCGCCATCGTGCCGCTGGTGGTGGCGGCGATTCCCTTCATGGGCCGCGTGGTGGAGCAGGCGCTGCGGGAGGTGGACTCCGGGCTGGTGGAGGCGGCCGTGGCCATGGGCGCCACGCACCGTCGCGTCATCCTCGGCGTCCTCATCCCGGAGGCGCTGCCGTCGCTGGTGCGGGGCACGTCGCTGATGGTCATCAGCCTGCTCGGCTACAGCGCCATGGCGGGCGCGGTGGGCGGCGGCGGCCTGGGCGACCTCGCCGTGAAGTACGGCTACATGCGCTTTCGCACCGACGTGATGCTCGGCTGCCTCGTGGTGCTGCTGGTGCTGGTGCAGCTCGTCCAGTGGCTCGGGGATGGGCTGGCGTCGCGCTTCGACCGCACGGCTTCCTGA
- a CDS encoding MetQ/NlpA family ABC transporter substrate-binding protein encodes MKRSIAVLLTPLLLSAAVLVAGCKPSSSENAAGGARTLKVGVNPVPHGEILRAAAAVALREGVRVEVVEFTDYVQPNIALSDGQLDANYFQHVPYLETFSADRGLSLSSAGAVHLEPLALYSTKYSQLAELPEGSQVTLPADPSNAARALRLLEAQGLLRLREGAGATATVQDVVSNPRALALREIDAEQQPRTLEDVAAAVINGNYFLEAQKQLKLDAKVLARESPRENPYANVLAVRKGDEARPEIQTLLKALRSEEVRKFIESTYGGAVVPAF; translated from the coding sequence GTGAAACGTTCCATCGCAGTCCTGCTCACCCCGCTGTTGCTCTCCGCCGCCGTGCTGGTGGCCGGGTGCAAGCCGTCATCCTCCGAGAACGCCGCTGGCGGCGCCCGCACGCTGAAGGTCGGCGTCAACCCGGTGCCCCACGGAGAAATCCTGCGCGCGGCGGCGGCCGTGGCCCTTCGCGAGGGCGTGCGCGTCGAGGTGGTGGAGTTCACCGACTACGTGCAGCCGAACATCGCGCTCTCGGATGGACAGCTCGACGCCAACTACTTCCAGCACGTGCCCTATCTGGAGACCTTCAGCGCGGACCGGGGGCTCTCCCTGAGCAGCGCCGGGGCCGTGCACCTGGAGCCGCTGGCGCTCTACTCCACGAAGTACAGCCAGCTCGCGGAGCTGCCCGAGGGCTCGCAGGTCACCCTTCCCGCGGACCCGAGCAACGCGGCCCGTGCGCTCCGGCTGCTCGAAGCCCAGGGGCTGCTCCGGCTGCGTGAAGGCGCGGGAGCGACGGCCACCGTGCAGGACGTGGTGAGCAACCCGCGTGCGCTGGCGCTGCGGGAAATCGACGCCGAGCAGCAGCCGCGCACCCTGGAGGACGTGGCCGCCGCCGTCATCAACGGCAACTACTTCCTGGAGGCGCAGAAGCAGCTGAAGCTGGACGCGAAGGTGCTGGCGCGTGAGTCGCCCCGGGAGAACCCGTACGCCAACGTGCTCGCCGTGCGGAAGGGCGATGAGGCGCGGCCCGAAATCCAGACGCTGTTGAAGGCACTCCGCTCCGAGGAGGTCCGGAAGTTCATCGAGTCCACCTACGGTGGCGCGGTGGTGCCGGCGTTCTGA